The nucleotide sequence CGGCGACGCTACCGAGGATGAGCCGCGACACGCCGCGTCGGCCGTGACTGCCGACGACGACGTGATCGATTTCGGGTTCCTGCGCGACCTCGACGATCGTTGCCGCCGGTCGCCCGACCTCTGTCTTCGTCGTCACTCCGTCGTCGCGGCCGAACGCTGTGCGCGCCTCTTCGAGAATCTCCTCGGCATCGGCCTTCGCCTCTTGATACCAGTCTTCGGAGCCGCTCGGCAGGACGCTCGCGCGATACCCGCGTTTCACGGGATTGATGACGTGCAACAGCGTCACGTGAACGTCCTCCCACTCGGTGGCGACGAATCGGAGCGCTTGCACCGACTGCGGCGAGCCGTCGACGGGGACGAGCACGTGACTCGGCATACGTTCGGGTACAGCTCCGAGGTACAAAAAACAGGGTCGAAACCGCGGGCGTGCGGAGCGTTGTCCGCTCTCACTCCCCGTGACGGGTCAGACAGACCGGCAGGCCGACGAGCTCGACCGGCTCGGAGTTGTCGGGCGAGTAGACGACGAGCTGCCCCTTCTCCATATACGGCACCTTGTCCTCCAACTCGGGCGGGATGTTGACGCTCTTGATCGCGTCCTCGTCGCCGAGGTTGAGCACCAAGCGGGTGTTGATCTGCTTGAACACCGATTCGGCGACGTCCTGTGGGTCTTGGGTGACCAAGAACAGCCCCAACCGCTCTTTTCGCCCCTGCTTGGCCGCCTCGGTGAACTTCGAGATGACCTTCCGCGCTTGGACGTTGTCGGCGTCCGCGAGGAAGTTGTGCGCCTCGTCCATTCCCAAGAGCAGGGGCGTCTCCTTGATCCGCTCGGAGTCGGGCGCGTTCGAGAGCTTGTCGTCGATCAGCAGACTCGACACCGCGAGGACGAACATCTCCTTCGCGCGGCTCGTCGAGAGATGGTACGTCGGGATCACGGTCAGGCCGCCGGGGCGGACGAGCTGGTGATCCAGCTCCGTGATCGGTCGCGCGGACTGATCGAAGACGCCGTCGGGGACGCCGTGCACGCGGCGCTTCACCGCGTCGAACGTCGCCTCGTGAACCCGTCCCGACTCGTCGAGTTCCTCCTTCAGCGCGGGGTCATCGAGGAACGTCAGGAACTCCGCGTACGTGCCGCTGTCGCCGTACTCGCGGAAGAACCTGTTCAGCAGTTGGACGAGCGCGGGGTACTGATTCTCGTTGAGGCTACTACCCGCGACGAGCCACGGCCGGTCCCGCGCCATCGAGAAGGGGATCGTGAACGCCAACTGCTCGGCGCGGTGGTTGTCGCCGCCGTAGGGGACGCCGTCTTCCTTCGGCACGAGTGCGATCGTGTCGTCGTGACCGCCGTGGACGATCTTCTCTCGCTCGTAGCGTCGGGCTGTCGAGTCGTCCATCGCGGGGTTGTCGTCGTGCATCTGGGCGTACTCGTCCTGCGGGTCGAACTGGACGACCGCCAGTCTGGCCGATCGCCCGTCGTCCATCTCGTAGGTGCGGTCCTCGGCCAGCAACTGCCGAAGAACGTTCTTCGTCGCGTGCGTCTTGCCCGACCCGGTGCCGCCGGCGACGAGCGTGTGGCGGAACACCAGCGGGTCGCCGTCGTCGTAGTCGTCTCGGAGCCGGTAATCGATCGTTGGCGGCTGCGCCGCGGTGCGGACCTTCTCGCCGCCGACGGAGAGATGCCCGAGAAAGATCCCCGCCGAGGGGATCGCGAGCCCGGTCTTTATCTGCTCGGGATCGGTCGCTTCGGCGACGACTGCGCCGGGTTTCGGGACGCGGTCGACCATCCGGCGCTTCAAATCGTCCGCGTCGCCAGCGTCGCCCGCCCCGTCGCCCGCCTCGCTTCCGGCGCGACTCCCCGCGTCTGCGCTCTCGTCCTCGAAGAGCACCGCGAGCGGCGCGAGCGACGCGACGAACTTGTAATCGCGCTCTTCGAACCCGTCGCGTCGCATCGCTCGGCGGGCGTGGATCTCGGTCGCGTCGTCGGTCTGGAACTCTTGGGCGTATTCGAGCGCGGTGATCCGCGAAAAGAGCAGCTCGTCGTCCGGGTAGGGGACGAGCAGGTACTTGCCCAAGCGCACGGCGTCGCGGTTGTCGCTCGTCACGTACGCACGCAGCGTCGTGTCGTCGCCGTCCTCGGCGACGCGGAGCCCCTGTGAGACCGCGATCGCGCCGAGCCCGCGGTCCTCGCCCGCGGGGTCGACGTCGTAGGGTTCGAAGGCGACGTCTTCGCGCGTTCCGGCCGAGGAGTCCGCCGCTGACTGTTCGCCGTCGCTCCCTCCAGAGGACCGGTCTTCGCCACCGCTCCCTCCAGCGGATCGGTCTTCGCCACCGCTCCCTCCAGCGGATCGATCCTCGCTGTCGCTTCCCCCGGAGGGCCGGTCTTCGCCGCGTCTCCCCCCGGACGATCGATCTTCGCCGCCGGGCTCGAAATCCCCGAGATCCATTACGTCTCCTCTCTGCGGCGGCGACGACTAAAACACTCCGCCCGGTGAGTCGCTTTCTCTTCTCTCTGTCAGCCGTTCGTCTGCCACGCCCTTTTGCCCCTCTGGCGCGAAAGAACCGTATGCTCTTAGTGCGCGGCCATGCCGGAGGGACCACGCTGACCGGGACGGTTTTCGAGCGCGGCGAGCGTGCGCCCTCCTACAAGGGCGCGCCCGACGAGGACGCGCCGTACGTGTGGGTCTGCGACGAGTTCTACGAGGTCGAGAGCGGCGGTTCGGAGACGACGATCGACGGCGAGACGATCCGCGTCGCCTTCGAGTCGCCGATGCCGCGGGGGTTCGAGACGCGCGATCGGGCGGTCGAGGCGGCGAAAGCCCACGTCCGCACGCAGTTCGCCCGGGTCGGGGTCCCCGAGTCGGACGTCCGGATCGAGGTGATCAAAGAGGAGCCGGGCGCGGAGCATTCGTAATTTCGTCTACATCAGTCGACGCCCCACCGAACCTCGTCGTAGCGCTTCACCTCGTCGGTTTCGAGCGTCTCCGCGAACTTCCGGCGGAGCGAGGACTTCTCTCTGGCGCTGATCCGCGCGAGCTCGTCGGCCTTCGCGACGGCTTCGGGCGGGCCGCGGTTCGCGGCCACCTCGCCGACGAACTGCCGGGTGAGCGCCTCGCGGACCTCCGGATCGCGGGCGAACGCGTACGGCGCTTCGACGCGGTAGAGGACGTCAGTGCGCGGTTCGTAGACGGCGAAGAAGCACTTCTCGTAGCACTCGGGATCCAGCCGTCGGTCGATCCCGTAGGCGTCGCCGTCGGCGGCGACCGTGGCGTCGACGCCGCCGCGGGAGACGAACCAGTTCGTGAACGTCACGTGGTCGGTCTGTCGGCCCTCCGGGCCGCGAACCGCGCCTCGACCGGTCGATCCGTCCGCGTCGTTCGACGGCTCGTTCGGATCCGGGCGCTCCAACAGTCGCGTGAAGAACGCCGCGTCGTCCGTCCACGGGACGTCGAAGTCGACGTCGCCGTCGCGGAGCGTGCCGACGATCCGCTTGGAGGCGGGGTTCTTGACGAACCCGCAGAGCGGCACGTCGCGTTCGACGAACGACTCCACGAGGCGGATGTAGTTCTCGACGATCGAGCGAGGCTTCAGTTCCTCGGCCAACTCGCGGAGCTCCGCGTCGCGCTCGCGCCAGTTGAGCAGTTCGACGGGGTACAGCGGCCCGTCGAGCACGAGCAGGTCGGACACTTTCTCGGCGTGTTCGAGCGCGTGCGCGCTCTCTGCGAGGTACAGCGCGAGGGCGTGGACGATGCCCTCCGCGTAGCGGTTGACCCGCGGCACCTGCAACACACGCCATCGACAGTAGCCCTCGTCGCGCTTGCGCCACGGCTCGTCGATCGGGACGGTCCCGTCGGTGACGTGCGTCGCCGCGACGATGCTCCGGTGGCGGTGCAGGTCGAGATCCGACGGAACGGCGGCCATCGCGGCCTGTGCGACGTCCAACACGAGGCCGTTCTTGAACGTCGTGGGGTTGATCGTCCCCGAATCCAGTCCGTGGACCGTCTCGAACGGGGGCGTCGCGAGTGCGACGTCCTCGGCGTTGGCCGCGCGGAGACGCCGTTCGTCGACTGGTTCGAGAACGACGCGGCCGTCGGAGCCGTACAGCGGATCGAGAAAGTGCTCCCAGATCTGCGCGGCGACGTCGACGTGGTCCGCGTCGTCCACGTGTCGCGCGAGGTAGGCCGCCAAATCGGCGATACTGTCGACGTGGACGGGATCCAGTGTCACGTTCAGGGCGTTGCGGCCCGACGAGAAAAGTCATACGTCCCGGGACCCTCTTTCCGCCCGTGACGATCACTGCGGTCGGGTTCGACCTCGACGAGACGCTCGCCGTATCGACGCGGGACCGGACGTCAATTCTCGCGGATGCGACCGAGCGCGCGGACGCGCCGCCGCTGACGCGCGAGGAGTACTTGGAATCCCACGCGCGCAACCTCACCAGCGAGACGCGAACGCCGATCTTCGCCGCGCTGCTGAACGAGCGCGACACCGACGCGGACCCCGAGACCCTCGCGACCGCGTACCGTCGGGAGATCGCCGACGCGCTCGTCCCGGTTTCGGGCGTCGAGTCGATGCTGCAGCGGCTTCGCGAGGAGTACCGCGTCGGCCTTCTCACGAACGGGCCGCGGGTCGCCCAGCGCGACAAACTGTCGACGCTCGGATGGGCCGACGCGTTCGACGCGGCGCTGGTGACGGGCGAACTCGACGCCGGAAAGCCGGACGTACGCGCCTTCGAGGCGCTGCTCGACGCGCTCGGGAGCGAGGCCGACGAGACCGTCTACGTCGGCGACGACGTCGACGCCGACATCGCGGGCGCGGCCGACGCGGGGCTGATTCCGATCCAAGTCCTCTACGACGGCGGCCCCGATCCGTCGCCACGGGCCGCCGCCCACATCCGACGCGAGGAGTTAGTGCGTCGACTGCCCGAGGTTCTCGCGGAGCTGTAACCGAAATTCGCGTCGCGGAGCTGTAACGCGTCACGGCGCTCACTCCTCGACCGCCGTCGCGACCGTCCCGAGCGCGGATAACAGCCATTTCACCTGCGCGCCGTCCTCGACGAACACGAGCGTTCGCGGCGGCTCGACCGCTTTCGGACGGACGCGGAGCCCCGCCTCGTCGGCGGCGTCGGCGACGGCGTCGACGGCTCGCTCGAACTCGACTCGGACGCGGTCGGGCTGGACGTACACCGACGCGACGCGTTCTGTGCTCCCCTCGTCACTTCGCTGTTCGTCGGCCGTTCTCCGTCCGCCCGCCGGCCGCCGCTCGATCGCGTACGCGAACGCGCCGTCGGGCGTCGGTTCGACGTCGGCGTCGGCGTCGGTCACGACGAGCGACCCGAGGTCGTCCTCGTGGCCCGTCACCTCCGAGGCGAGAAACTGCGCGATTCGGCGGCCGTCCGTCAGTCGCTCCTCGACCATATCTGTCCCGTCGAGACGCGACGAAAAGAGCGCTCCGTTCGCGTCGCGGGAGCCGAACCGCTGATCGTCTCCGACCGTCTCCGACCGTCTCCGACTACTGCTCGAACGTCGCTTTCGCGCGCCGGACCGCCTCGCCGACGTCGACGTCCTGTTCGCGGGCGTACAGCGCCGCGGCCGCCTCGACCGAGATCCCGAGGCGTCGCTGGCGTTCGTTCACGTCGGCGACGGCCTCCTGTTTGTCGCAGCCGGCGGCGACGAGCGCGTCGAGGATGCGCTCGAAGGCGGACTGTTCGCGGAGGATCGACTGGTCGGGTTCGTATTCGTCCGGAACGGTCACCGCGGGCGGGTCGAACTGCGCGACGACGTCACCGTCCTCGCGGATGAGGAGGCCGCGACCGGTCGCTACATCGATGAGCCGCTTGGCTTGGTCCGGCGAGAACCAACTCCGGTCGAGCGAGAGCGCGACGACGAACTCCCCTTCGCCGAGGCGCGTCGTCCCCTGCTGTTTGAACGGGACGGCGACAGTGACCTCCAAGCTCATACGGGCAACAGGGAAGTCGCCACACAAGGAGTCCCCGGTTTCGGTCGGGGGGAGAGTTCGACTACTCGTCGGATCGAGAACAGCAGCCCTTCAGCGCCCACAGAACGAGCACGACGCCCTCGATGCGGGCGGCGGTGTACACCCACGACCTGAGCTCGACGTCGTCGTCGGCCGACGCGAGGTTCATCCAGAAATCGACCAACTGTCGGGGGACGAGCAGTTCGAGGACACCGACTACGAGCGCGAGTACTTTGAGGACCATACACTGGTGTTGGTCGGCTCAAATATTAGGTGTTGTTGTCACTTCTCTCCTCGGGGAACACGACGGTTCCCCCGGCGAGAATCGGTGCGAGCAGTCCGGAGACGACGGCCTCTGACTCCGAGAGCGATCCCCGAACGACGCCTTCGACGCCGGGGCCGAGCCCCGAATCGTCGACGACGCCCGAAGCCCTCGAAAGCGCTTCCGCGTGTGTGATCTCGCCGCCCTCAGCGGCGAGTAGCGGGTCCGAGCCGTCGACATCAACTGGGTGGACGGCGGGGTTCTCGCTCCACACCTCCGTCTCCCAGTGGGTCGTTGTCGCCGACTCGGGTCGGTCGCCGTAGACGACGAGGCGATGACCCGGTGGGAGGTCGAACTCGTCTTCGCGCTCGGCGGGCGCGACGACGACCCGCGGGGGTGACCCGTCGATTTCGTCGGAAAAGCGGGTCACCGCGCCCAACTGGGCCGCGCCGAAGAACGCGAGCACCGGTTCGGGAAGCGACGTCGGGACGACGAGCACCTCCTCGCCCACGCGGATGCCGAGATATCGGAGCACGTTGCCGGCCTTATACGAGGTCGTGACGAACTCGCGATAGCTGTGGGATCGGCCGGGGCCGTGCGCGCGCAGCGCGGTACCCGACGCTCGACGGTCACGAGCGACGAGGTCCGCCACGGTCTCCGGTTCGCTGCACGGCGGGGGATAGTCGCTCGGAGAACCGGGGGCTGAATCGGCGTCGGACGCTGAACCGATGTCGGACGCCGAACCAGCGTCGGGGTCGAAGTCGGAATCGCCGTTCATACGTGTCAGTCGACGTCGACACGGAAAAACGGCATCGACTGTGTTCGGAACCGGTCAGGGCGCGCCGACGATGACGAACGTGCTGGATTCCGAGGCGCTGAGCGTTCGCGTCGCATCCGGTGCGACTCGGACGGCCTCGCCGGCGTCCAGTTGGACTTTGGTGCCGTCGACCTCGATCGCCGCGGTGCCCTCGACGAGGTAGTACACTTCCTCGTGGTCGTCCTCGGCGTGGTCGTGCTCCATCCCGCTCCAACCCGCTTCGGCGTCGAGGACGGTGAACCCGAGGTTCTCGCAGTCGAGCGTCTCGCGGAGGAAATGCATCCCGGGAGCCTTTTCGTCGCCTTCGCCGACACTGGCTTTGGTGTACGACATCGCACGACGATACGACCGAACGTCACGTTAAACTGTGGGAGACGGAGAACGCGTCGAGCGTCAAAGGAACGCAGGCGAAGGAGTAATTACGCACCGTCGGCCTGCACCAAATATGGCGGATTTCAGTGTCGTCGACCCCGACGACGTACCGAAAGAGCAGTTCAACACCTGTGAGACGTCGGTGCGGAAACTGACAGACTCTCTCGGAGCTACCGAACTCAGGGTGAATCAGGTGATCGTCGATCCCGGGGAGGTGACCACGCCGCACACCCACGATGGGCAGGAGGAGGTGTTCGTCGCGATGACCGACGCGCAAATCGCTATCGAAGGCGACGTTCACGAGGTGTCGGAGGGCGGCGTCGTGCGCGTTCACCCCGATACGACCCGAAACCTGCTGAACCGCACCGACGACGAGACCCACGTCTGGCTGGCGTTCGGCGCGCCCCCGGTCGGGACGGTCGACGATTTCGGTTCGTACGTCGTCGACGAGGAGTGATAGGGATTATCGTAACTGTCCATAGATTCTCGCTATGCGGGTGGTGAGAGTTCTATGAGGATTTACGACTCCCTATGAGCAGCGACAAACGCGACGCTGTCTCCGATGCTGTTACGGTACGATAGCACTCGTACCGCGAGCGAGGCCGCAGGCCGAGCGAGCGGCTTTTTCCCTCCAGGTTTTTTCACCGGGGTCGAGCGCCGACTTCGTCGGCGCCTCGACCTCGATTAAAAAAGGTGGGAGTTCTTGATCTTCTCGAAGAAGCCCTCGTTGATCTCGACTTCCTCGCCGCCGGCTTCGGCGAACGCTTCGAGCGCCTCCTTCTGCTCGTCGTTGAGCTCTTCGGGCGTGACGACCTGCACGTGGACGTAGAGGTCGCCGTACCCCCGCCCGCGGAGGTGTGGCATCCCCTCGCCGCGGATGCGGAACTCCTCGCCGCTTTGGGTTCCCGCGGGAATTTCTAGGTCCGTCGTGCCGTCGACGGTCGGAATCTCGACGGTCGCGCCGAAGACGGCCTTCGGGAACGAGATCGGATGCCGGTGGTAGAGGTCGTCGCCGTCGCGCTCGAAGTCGTCGTGGTCGCGGACGTCGACGTCGATGAGGAGGTCGCCTTTCGGGCCGCCGTTCTCGCCGGGCGCGCCCTCGCGCTCCATCCGGAGCGTCTGTCCGCTGCGGATGCCCGCCGGGATGTCGACGGTGAGCGCCGCCTCTTCGCGGGTGATGCCGTCGCCGCCGCAGACCGAACACGTCTCGCTGTAGGTCTCTCCCGTTCCCTCGCAGCGCCGACACGTCTGCGTCTGCTGAACGCGACCGAGCGGCGTGTCGCGGACGGTCGTCGTCTGCCCTTGGCCGTTACACTCCGGACAGGTGTTGACGTCCGCGTCGGCAGGGTGGCCGCGGCCGTCGCACTCCGAGCACTC is from Halobellus sp. LT62 and encodes:
- a CDS encoding universal stress protein → MPSHVLVPVDGSPQSVQALRFVATEWEDVHVTLLHVINPVKRGYRASVLPSGSEDWYQEAKADAEEILEEARTAFGRDDGVTTKTEVGRPAATIVEVAQEPEIDHVVVGSHGRRGVSRLILGSVAEHVARRSPVPVTIVR
- a CDS encoding helicase HerA domain-containing protein, encoding MDLGDFEPGGEDRSSGGRRGEDRPSGGSDSEDRSAGGSGGEDRSAGGSGGEDRSSGGSDGEQSAADSSAGTREDVAFEPYDVDPAGEDRGLGAIAVSQGLRVAEDGDDTTLRAYVTSDNRDAVRLGKYLLVPYPDDELLFSRITALEYAQEFQTDDATEIHARRAMRRDGFEERDYKFVASLAPLAVLFEDESADAGSRAGSEAGDGAGDAGDADDLKRRMVDRVPKPGAVVAEATDPEQIKTGLAIPSAGIFLGHLSVGGEKVRTAAQPPTIDYRLRDDYDDGDPLVFRHTLVAGGTGSGKTHATKNVLRQLLAEDRTYEMDDGRSARLAVVQFDPQDEYAQMHDDNPAMDDSTARRYEREKIVHGGHDDTIALVPKEDGVPYGGDNHRAEQLAFTIPFSMARDRPWLVAGSSLNENQYPALVQLLNRFFREYGDSGTYAEFLTFLDDPALKEELDESGRVHEATFDAVKRRVHGVPDGVFDQSARPITELDHQLVRPGGLTVIPTYHLSTSRAKEMFVLAVSSLLIDDKLSNAPDSERIKETPLLLGMDEAHNFLADADNVQARKVISKFTEAAKQGRKERLGLFLVTQDPQDVAESVFKQINTRLVLNLGDEDAIKSVNIPPELEDKVPYMEKGQLVVYSPDNSEPVELVGLPVCLTRHGE
- a CDS encoding DUF7113 family protein encodes the protein MLLVRGHAGGTTLTGTVFERGERAPSYKGAPDEDAPYVWVCDEFYEVESGGSETTIDGETIRVAFESPMPRGFETRDRAVEAAKAHVRTQFARVGVPESDVRIEVIKEEPGAEHS
- a CDS encoding DNA double-strand break repair nuclease NurA, which codes for MTLDPVHVDSIADLAAYLARHVDDADHVDVAAQIWEHFLDPLYGSDGRVVLEPVDERRLRAANAEDVALATPPFETVHGLDSGTINPTTFKNGLVLDVAQAAMAAVPSDLDLHRHRSIVAATHVTDGTVPIDEPWRKRDEGYCRWRVLQVPRVNRYAEGIVHALALYLAESAHALEHAEKVSDLLVLDGPLYPVELLNWRERDAELRELAEELKPRSIVENYIRLVESFVERDVPLCGFVKNPASKRIVGTLRDGDVDFDVPWTDDAAFFTRLLERPDPNEPSNDADGSTGRGAVRGPEGRQTDHVTFTNWFVSRGGVDATVAADGDAYGIDRRLDPECYEKCFFAVYEPRTDVLYRVEAPYAFARDPEVREALTRQFVGEVAANRGPPEAVAKADELARISAREKSSLRRKFAETLETDEVKRYDEVRWGVD
- a CDS encoding HAD family hydrolase; its protein translation is MTITAVGFDLDETLAVSTRDRTSILADATERADAPPLTREEYLESHARNLTSETRTPIFAALLNERDTDADPETLATAYRREIADALVPVSGVESMLQRLREEYRVGLLTNGPRVAQRDKLSTLGWADAFDAALVTGELDAGKPDVRAFEALLDALGSEADETVYVGDDVDADIAGAADAGLIPIQVLYDGGPDPSPRAAAHIRREELVRRLPEVLAEL
- a CDS encoding DUF2240 family protein, producing MSLEVTVAVPFKQQGTTRLGEGEFVVALSLDRSWFSPDQAKRLIDVATGRGLLIREDGDVVAQFDPPAVTVPDEYEPDQSILREQSAFERILDALVAAGCDKQEAVADVNERQRRLGISVEAAAALYAREQDVDVGEAVRRAKATFEQ
- a CDS encoding acetyl-CoA synthetase, translating into MNGDSDFDPDAGSASDIGSASDADSAPGSPSDYPPPCSEPETVADLVARDRRASGTALRAHGPGRSHSYREFVTTSYKAGNVLRYLGIRVGEEVLVVPTSLPEPVLAFFGAAQLGAVTRFSDEIDGSPPRVVVAPAEREDEFDLPPGHRLVVYGDRPESATTTHWETEVWSENPAVHPVDVDGSDPLLAAEGGEITHAEALSRASGVVDDSGLGPGVEGVVRGSLSESEAVVSGLLAPILAGGTVVFPEERSDNNT
- a CDS encoding cupin domain-containing protein, whose protein sequence is MSYTKASVGEGDEKAPGMHFLRETLDCENLGFTVLDAEAGWSGMEHDHAEDDHEEVYYLVEGTAAIEVDGTKVQLDAGEAVRVAPDATRTLSASESSTFVIVGAP
- a CDS encoding cupin domain-containing protein: MADFSVVDPDDVPKEQFNTCETSVRKLTDSLGATELRVNQVIVDPGEVTTPHTHDGQEEVFVAMTDAQIAIEGDVHEVSEGGVVRVHPDTTRNLLNRTDDETHVWLAFGAPPVGTVDDFGSYVVDEE
- the dnaJ gene encoding molecular chaperone DnaJ, with the translated sequence MSEDFYDVLGVSRDASEDEIKTAYRKKAAEYHPDVSDAADAEEQFKKIKKAKEVLTDDEKRQMYDQLGHERFEEAEKRGGVGGGGGGRGQGNPFGGMGGMGGMGGMGGGGQGSPFEDIFSQFFGGGGQGGGRGRNRPRQGQNIRTQVTLDLEEVYEGVEKQFTITRPEECSECDGRGHPADADVNTCPECNGQGQTTTVRDTPLGRVQQTQTCRRCEGTGETYSETCSVCGGDGITREEAALTVDIPAGIRSGQTLRMEREGAPGENGGPKGDLLIDVDVRDHDDFERDGDDLYHRHPISFPKAVFGATVEIPTVDGTTDLEIPAGTQSGEEFRIRGEGMPHLRGRGYGDLYVHVQVVTPEELNDEQKEALEAFAEAGGEEVEINEGFFEKIKNSHLF